The window ccattttatttagGCAATCATAAAAATGGAAAGAGGTGGATCATTCTCTCTAAAAAATCTTGGCAAGCGGGCCATCTTAATGAATGGCAAGGACGTAGCCCCTGGTGAGAGTGTAAGCCTTACTTGTGGCTGTTTGATTGAGGTATGTTCCTGCTTTTCCTTCTCAACTATGGGCACAGTAATTGGGTTTCATTTGCTTTGTTGTGGAATTTCTTCAGAGTTCTTAAATATTGCTAGGTGCAAATTATGACGTATCTTCTCAACTGTGTTGGTGTTGGACCTAATTCTTCTGTCCCTGCATCGATATTCTATTTATTGTAGTCTATGCATACGATGTCAACATTATCAAGAGCAATACTCCTAGTGATGGTTAGGTTGTATTCTTGTCAGTTATTACCATACTTTTAATCATATAGGAAGtagaaataaagagaaaaacgCAATAGAAAGGATGAGCATAATTCAGGCTGGACGAAGGTGTTAGGCTTGTGTTTCATCAAGTAACTATGACTTTTTTCTGTTATCAATTAGTGAAATTTCTTATGCGGGATTTAAATAAACTTTGCTTCTGTTACTTTCACATCTGTTTGTATGTGTGTGTGCGTAATTTTATTTGTACTTCTGCAGAGGAGAATAGTTCCAATATCCCTATGAACAAATGCACACTTAAATTATCTATCAGTACATGATGgatctttttttctctctaaggTAGTTGCTCTCTAAAGTAGTTGCTTTCCCACCTTTATATGattcattctcatttttcatttcaaaggaCTAGAGCCTCATCGATAGGAGGTACATTTGTATAGTGCTGTAACATATTTTAAAGATATACATTTATTCCTACTACTTTCTGCTTATGCTGTCAATACTAGATGTAGGATAGCGGTTTGCATGCATTTTCTgtattttaatatgatttaagtTACGAACTTCGGAATCATCTTGTTTTGCATCTAGAATGTTGAACATCAGTATTTATGTAGGAGTGTTTGGATAGAAGGAGCCCATGGCAACAATTTCAAAGACTAATGGCTATACAATTTTGAAGATATTTGAACATGAGTTCTGTGAGATTCCTTTTTAATTACAATACCCAACTATAACTGTATGTTGCAAcagattaaaatattaatacgtTGATGCCCAGCGTATGTATTTTTGCTTGTAAAATATTAGTATGGCTTTTGCACTATCTGTGATCTTGACTTATTTACTGAAAATGGTAAATTTGCAGATAAGGGGAATGCCTTTCATATTTGAAACTAATCAAAACTCGTGTCAAGCTGTATGCGGATAACATTAGCAGGGAAAGCCAAACCCCAGAGCATAAAGCTTGAAGAGTTGATTAGGCTCAATCCGTTGGAGTGCTATCAGAAGGTGCTCCTTTTTACTGCACTTTCTGGGTTTCATGGGTGTACTACAGCCCATCTGTTGtatgtatttatttcttttagaaGGCAAGACTAGCATCTGTTTCCTGTTTCCCAGTGTTAGAATAGAGCTACCATATGATAGAACATCTTCTAGAAAGCTCACAACATTCGGCAGGACATATATAGGGTATATGGGGTTGCGTCTAAGCGATTGCATCACCCATGAAGGAGCTCGGTAACCACCCCACCTGCGGAATTTTGCTGGACAATGCTGATACAAGATGTCAGATGTGAATGATTTCGATTTGGCAGCCACAGAATGCTTTGTAAATGACTTGTTTTTATATGATAGgtcattttcttctatttggAGTTCTTGTTTTACCACTGACGCAGTTGTGTAATTTGATCAGAAAATACACTTCCCACTCTGAAAGCTTGGCGTTTTTGTGATAtagatttgttttgaaatttgtcTATGTAATGGCGAGATTGGGATGGAATTCAATTCAGTTACTATTCAAATGCAATGGAGTTCATTGCGCCCGGCAAATGTCCTGAGGAGTTAATTTCTTTTGCACCAGTCAAAATTGCTAGAGACGGAAGAAAGAGACAATACTCCTTGGAACTGAACCGTTATCGAGGAGATGGTTCTGTGGATCGAATTTTTATGAACAAGCTAGCCTTTTTCGGCCAAAAAtgcaatatattgactccaaaaGTATGGTAGGCCGAAAGttacaatagaaaataatttggttTTCTCGCCCATGTTCTCACTATAAGTCGAAAGGAGGTTGTATCAGATTTCCCATTCTTCGATAAAACTTGAACCATTTAAATATTGATTTGTTTAGTAGAAGTATCTCAATGAAAAGATAAGGCCTGTCATCCTCCTCTCAGCAAGGCAAATAAATTAGTCTTGTTGCAGGTCGACCGTACGGTTCAACCATCTCATTATCAGATCATATCGTCGAAAACTGGGTGGATCCAAAAATTCAGAGAGAGAATTGAGAATGAGGCGAGAAGTAGGTAGCCTGGGGTTCTGTTTATCTTGTCTACTTGCGGTGATTACGGTTTCGGAAGTGGTGATTACAGGAGATTCAAGAACCCATTCAGGAGATATTCAGGTTctcaaagattttaaaaatgggCTCAACCCTGGTTCCATCACCCCCGGCTCTTGCTTGAGCTCCTGGGACTTCTCTGTGGATCCATGCGATTACTTATTCAGCGACCGCTTCACTTGTGGCTTCAGGTGCGACCGCCTCGTCGCCGGCGTCAGCCGGGTTACCGAGATCACCCTCGACCAGGCTGGTTACACCGGCACACTCTCTTCCTCCACCTGGAACCTCCCTTTTCTGCAATTTCTCGACCTCTCTGATAACTCCTTCTCCGGCTCCATACCCGACTCCTTCTCCAACCTCACTCGTCTCCGCCGCCTCACTCTCTCTCGAAACTCCTTCTCCGGGGAGATACCCAACTCCCTCGGTTCTCTCCCTAACCTCGAGGAACTCTATCTCGATAACAACCATCTCCAAGGTCCCATTCCAGCCAGCATTAACGGTCTGATAAGCTTGAAAAAGTTAGAACTTCAAGAAAACGCCCTGTCGGGCGCTTTTCCGGATCTGGGTTCGCTCAAAAACCTCTATTTTTTGGACGCCAGCGATAACCAAATCTCCGGCCAAGTCACAACTGCTTTACCGGCGTCCCTGGTGGAGCTCTCCATCCGAAACAACAACTTGGAAGGAAAGCTACCACATAGATTAGGGAGTTTGAAGTATCTGCAGGTAATGGATATGAGCGACAACAAACTCTCCGGGGTGATATCATGGATCGTGTTCGACCACCCATCACTGCAACAGCTCACACTCTCTCACAACAACTTCTCCTTGTTGCAAGTGCCGAGCAACATGGGTGAGGGTAGTAAATTGATAGCTCTTGATCTGAGCTACAACCAACTTGGAGGACTGTTGCCGGCGTTCATAGCGTCGATGCCGAACCTGTCGGCGGTGTCATTGGAGCACAACAAGTTCACAGGGATGATACCGTCTCAGTATGCATTGAAGACAGTGGTTGGTGGAGGGGGTGGAACGGCGTCGTTTGAGAGGCTGTTGCTGGGTGGTAACTACTTATTCGGGCCGATACCCGGTCCACTAATGTTTCTGAAACCCGGTTATGCTAACGTGAGCCTGGTGGACAATTGTTTGTATCGGTGCCCTAATAGTTTCTTCTTTTGTCAAGGTGGGACTCAGAAGTCCCTGGTTGATTGTAAGAATTTTAGGCACTCAATCCCATAGGGCTTAGAAAAAGGTATATATCTATAGATCCACTGAAGTCCACGGCATCATATCATCTGTGCAACTCACATTTCAATTTCTCCTACTCTTCTGTTTTATGTTATTGGAGGGCACAATCCTCTTGAGCTTGGAGGCTAAGAGATATGACAAAAGTAGCAAGAATTTTAGAGCATATTTACAtctgtttttcaattttattttattttatttttttgtttttaaaaatgataagattatttttcatatttgacaatttttttagacagaaaacagttttttttttccagttatGTTGCcaccaaaaatataaatgagAACAAAAGTATATCTTGAAACAAttgtcatttttcatatttcatattttgagATTCAAAGTGAAcacaaagaaaaaattgtttcatatttCATCTTTCGGTTATGCTtgaaatcataaaaagaaagaaaaaaccgaagaaaaatcaaaatagatttaaatataatatattatttttatataatactttatttttattttttttaactttttaatacaataattaaataattttaaaatatataaaattttaactaattttaattatatttgagtttctttaatattttttacaataaaaattatttttcttcccttaGTATAATAAGGGATACATGACTTTTAAACATATCTACAAAATTAAAAGAGATTCATAGTTACAGTGTCAACAATTCTCTCTCATATCCAATATAAAAGATCATAAACATTTTCTATACAAACATGACGTTTTTGTTATATCCCGTAAAATTATGAGGTAAATCAAATAAACACCTTACGGGACAAAACAAATCCCCATATtgaaattaagattaattttaatatcatttataataatctGTATCAACGGTTCTAAATTTCCCCCCACTTTGGATGATAAGCATACATTGCAGTGTTATGGAAGTCAATTTAATCACTTGTAACAATTTTTTCATTGACCAGAATTTAATATTCAACAAAAAGGGGAGTATCTCGCAAATAAAATATTGCATCAAACGAGACCTTAACATTACTCATAAATATTGTATTAACTGCGGAAAAGTGGAGTTGAAGAAAGAGGGGGAGAAGGGGCTGGGGCTGCGGCTGGGGCTGTGGAGCGGTGGATAAGATCCTACTCCCAAGGATTGTGgcaaaaattttcttcaaaagctGGAGATTTCCAATGCACCGCCTCCTCCTCCATGTGCGTTTAAAATCTTCAACGTGCTCTGCCTCTTTGACCTACTCCCCTTCTATACTGGAATGACTTGTACTATTACGACTAGTCTTCTAAAGTTAAATTTCGTAACCATGTCATATGTATTTATTGGTGGATGGTGGTCAACAACGCTCCCCTCGGCAACTTTCCTCACACCTCAGATCTTTGTTTCGGCAAATCCTTTAATGATTAGAGTAATCTACATTGACCTGCTATATTGtctagggatgacaatgggacgggttttttcgggtacccgtcCCACTCCTAATGGGacggtttaaatttaataaactgatttgggacgggtatgagaatatttttttaaacccaGGACGGGTTTGGGTATTGCCCCATCCGCGtcccgtttacatataaaattaatttaattttactatttttaatatatagataataataaaaaaatttaataaaataagttataaaaaatataataattttattatttataaaatatatttattttaatgtaattaaaaaatttaaaagtaattaaaaaaaattaattttttttttttttaaaaaaaaaaaactaaacggGATGggacggggcggggcggggcggggcgggcatgagaatttctcatacccccgccccatttaattttttaaattggatgGGGATGAAAATTGTGTTTAATAAATGGGATGGGGTTGGAATGGGGGCGATCCGTCCCGTTGTCATTCCTATTATTGTCTAGATAGTTTATTCGAGTGAGACTTTCTAGTCCtccaagtttattttttattcataggTTGGAATTTTagctatttcaaaaaaatattattatatagttTGCTATTTTATTTACCAAGCAAATAAACAAAGGCCTTTAGGTGaacataaattaaaagataatttctTATATgagtcaaaataaaaaataatttttttttttttttttaagtttcagGTTAAGGTTCCTTTTCTTAAGTCATAAGCTTTTAAAACAACCTTTTGACTTCTTAGAACCAATCAGAAAATTGACTAGAAAATAactcattttcaatttcaatggaCACCACGTGAAGCATATGCCACGACTACCGGGCCCGTATTGGCCCAAAAAATGTAGCAATTTGAGGATGGGCATGGGCCCAATGGCCCAAATCAGAGACACTAATGGACTGATGAAACTTAAAGGGCCATTTTGCTGAGTCGCTGTTATGATTTTGAGAGTCTATTCGTATCAACAAATCCCAAAGGCCCAACTCTCCCAGAGGAGGGACCACTGTTTGAACTCAAACCCAACCgaatattccaaaaatatttataaccctATTAAATGGAACCTTAGAATATTATCTAATTCTCCCTCCAATTTAGACATATTACACTATGGAAAAGTtcagatattttatttattaaaaaaaattgattattattacCTATTAGTGTAATTCTATTGATCATATGAATACTGAAAAATATGGTATTAATAAGTGATGCATGTTCTTAGATTCCAATCTTGGTATAGATCATGTCCTAAATTTACTTTGATTGTTACGAGCTGATTGTCCGAAGGTTTAGATGcaaacaatttcttttttaaaaaaataaaaaaataatgataataactgttttttttttaaatacaaattctATTAATCATATCAATACTGAAGAGTGTAATATCGATAAGTGATATATGGTATTAGATTCCAATCCTGGTATCGATGATGTCctgaatttattttgattgttaCGAGACGAATCGATGATGTCctgaatttattttgattgttaCGAGATGAGACGCCTGTCCCGGGGTTTAGATGCAagcaatttctttaaaaaaaataaaataaattaatgataataacttttttttttaaatgcaaattgtgtaaaaaaaaaaatctttgcaaAGGAAGGGAGTGGCGCCGTCCTTATAGCGCTGCCTAATTTTATTTGTGGTCCTTCACACGTGAAGGACCACTTGGGCTCCTACATAACATTGTTAAGCTTCCACTTTCGTAAAAAAGCACTTCTCTCTCTATTCACTTTTCTTCCCTCTTAAATGCGAGACCAGTGGTCCTCTTCTTCcgcctcctcctcctcctcctcctcctcgcAAAGTAGTTGTTGCACCGtaaaaagtaaaacattttattttacctCCACAAGTCCAAAGTCCAAATTCATCACCAGCTTAATCCTCCCTTCCACCTTCCATCTTGAAGGatgaaaagagaaacaaaagcgTCTCTTTGTTTCTAAGCGGCAGCTTAGAGTGTTGACAATACGAAGCACGTTTTCAACTGGAGACTGAATGGAGTTTCCAGATGGAGGCCCAAAATCCAAACCTTAAAAAAACCATAATCCAAAGTCCAAACGATCCCTGGAATAGGCAAAAAGACATCCTTACAAGTGGAAATCGTCCGGACAAAAAAGGGGCTTATCACATCCAAATGGGTGAACCTCATCTCCCATGTACACTCTTTCACTATTGTTGGAGATGTTGACCAGCCTTCACCTTGTTCCCCATGCCTTCGTCACTTCTCACCCACTATCGCCCACTTCCCCCACCGTACCTTCTCTGTCACTCTCCGCccttctattttcaaaatggaTTAGAGCAATCATATGTATCAATTATTGGACTAACAGCAGTAACCCTCTTATGTTCCAATTTTTGGGTCGGTTGATATTTTGGGTAGGGAGGGGATAATCGGAACAGCCATCCGAAGCCCAAAGATCCAGTCCACATTAATGGTATTGGAatcaaagaatgagaaaatattCGTGTGCCTTATCACCTCACAGTGCGATGCCGACAAGACTTCCCCTCTCATGCTTTTCTTAAGATTCTTTAAGCATTATGTAGCATCATTCTTCCCCCCAGAAAAAAGTGCCCTCTTGTCTTCTAGTGTAACTGTTAACCCCaccccttttcctttttcaatccATTTTCTTCAGATTTCTTCACAGCTATATCTTCTTAATTTAATCCCCTCATGGGCTCACcccataaaataatatttcatttgaatCTGAGCTTCATTTTTAATAACCCCCATCATCCATGGCTTGGATCAGTGTAACATGATtgacaatttttaaataatcaaatgacAGATCAGTAGAAATCCTAGACATACATATGCCCATGTTGTGTATACATACATATCCAGGAGGAAAGTAGGAATTCAATGAGGCATTTTCTACATTCTCCCCCACTATATGAAGGAGGAAAGTAAGAATTCAATGAGGCATTTTCTACATTCTCCCCCACTACATGCTCTAAGTCCTCCAACTGAAGTactgatttttttaatatggcTGGTGAGTGGGAAGGGGAGACAAAGGATGTGGATTTCCATGATCGCTCAAAAGCAGTGCCAGCGAAGAAACCCATATTGTTGGGAAGTTAAACAAACCATTAATGTATAAAAGCTTGGGCCCCTTGTGGTGTTTCGGGGCCTTTATTTCGGTTTTGTGGGGTGCGGCTTCCTGTTTATTCAGATGTTTATAGCATTAatcaatgataaaatattttgtaatgtCGGCATCCAATCAAGCTTTGTCCTGCTTCAAAACTgtttcaattgattaattatgaCTTTATGTAATAAGATTTGCAGAATGGATGGCTCTGATTTTGTCTACTCCTAGAGCTCTCCGTTTCATCGTTTGTGTAGTAGATTAATTTGTTAAATTATAACCGCCAAGTACGAACGTGGAAAGgtcattgtaaaaataataataaaccgaGGTGGATgggagaggagagagaggaaATGTAGACGAAAGCAACAAGGAGTGAATGCCCATGACCTGCATTAAGGGACGAGGGTCGAGAGACTTCCTCTTCGTTTGGCCTCTTCTTCCTTTCCTATTCACCAAAAATTCTCGACCCTCTCTCTTCGTTTGGCCTCTTCTTCCTTTCCCATTCAgcaaaaattgaagaatttatAACGAGAGAGATTGGAAGAGAAAATTTATAACGAGAGCGATTGACAGAGAGAGGCGTGCTCAgctttaattttgtaattgaatAGGAGGAATATATGTGTATATTTGGTGAAGTGGGTTCTTGGAGTAGAACATTTTTCGTTCATATCGACACTGGTATTTAGCATCAAAGCC is drawn from Vitis riparia cultivar Riparia Gloire de Montpellier isolate 1030 chromosome 18, EGFV_Vit.rip_1.0, whole genome shotgun sequence and contains these coding sequences:
- the LOC117907108 gene encoding LRR receptor-like serine/threonine-protein kinase GHR1, producing MRREVGSLGFCLSCLLAVITVSEVVITGDSRTHSGDIQVLKDFKNGLNPGSITPGSCLSSWDFSVDPCDYLFSDRFTCGFRCDRLVAGVSRVTEITLDQAGYTGTLSSSTWNLPFLQFLDLSDNSFSGSIPDSFSNLTRLRRLTLSRNSFSGEIPNSLGSLPNLEELYLDNNHLQGPIPASINGLISLKKLELQENALSGAFPDLGSLKNLYFLDASDNQISGQVTTALPASLVELSIRNNNLEGKLPHRLGSLKYLQVMDMSDNKLSGVISWIVFDHPSLQQLTLSHNNFSLLQVPSNMGEGSKLIALDLSYNQLGGLLPAFIASMPNLSAVSLEHNKFTGMIPSQYALKTVVGGGGGTASFERLLLGGNYLFGPIPGPLMFLKPGYANVSLVDNCLYRCPNSFFFCQGGTQKSLVDCKNFRHSIP